In the genome of Caulobacter flavus, the window GGCCACGTCTTCGCCAGGACCTACGAAGAGCACGAGCGCAACGTCGCCCAATGGCGGCAGATCGAACGCCAGGCCAAGGCCGCCACGGCCTCGGCAACCGCGGGGAACTGAAGATGGCGCTCTCGGGCATGACCGGTTTCGCGCGCGTCGAGGGCGCTCTGGGCGACTGGAGCTGGGCCGTCGAGGCGCGCAGCGTCAACGGCCGAAACCTCGAGACCCGCTTCCGGGGCCCGCCGGGTCTGGAAAGCCTCGACCGGGCCGCCCGCGACGGCGCGCAGGCCCGCTTCCAGCGCGGCCAGCTGACGCTGGGCGTCCAGGCCCGCAAGGCCGAGGCCGCCGCCGCGCCGCAGGTCAATGTCGAGGTGCTCGAGCGCTACCTGAAGGCCGGTTCGCCCTACGTCGCCACCGGCATGGTCGGCAAGCCCAGCCTGGACGGCCTGCTGGCCCTGCGCGGCGTCATCGAGGTCCGCGAGGACGACGAGGACGCAGAAGCCCGCGCCGCCCTGGAAGCCGCCATCGCCGCCAGCATCCATCAGGCCCTCGACGGCCTGAAGGCCGCGCGGCTGGAGGAGGGCGCCTCGCTCTCGCCGGTGCTCTCGAGCCTGGTCGACCGCATCGAGACCCTCACGGGCCTCGCCGCCGCCGAGGCCGAGGGCCAGCCGGCGATCCTCAAGCAGCGCTTCGAGCGCCGCATGTCCGAACTTCTGGGCGAAAGCGCCTCGCAGGACCGCATCCTGCAGGAAGCCGCCGCCCTGGCCGTCAAGGCCGACGTCCGCGAGGAGCTTGACCGTTTGGCCGGGCACGTGGCCGCCGCGCGCACCCTGCTGTCCAGCGACGGCGCCTCGGGCCGCCGCCTGGACTTCCTCTCGCAGGAGTTCATGCGCGAGGCCAACACCCTCTGCAGCAAGTCGGCGCTCGCCGCGCTGACCGCCCACGGCCTGGAACTCAAGGCCACGATCGAACAGTTTCGCGAACAGGTTCAGAATGTCGAATAACCCGGCCGAGAAGAGCGGGCGCAAGCACCGCGGCCTCCTGCTGATGGTCGTGGCGCCGTCGGGCGTCGGCAAGACCTCGCTGACCCGCCGCCTGGTGGCCGACCACGGCGACCTGCACCTGTCGATCAGCGCCACCACCCGCGAGCCGCGCCCGGGCGAGCACGACGGCCGCGACTACCACTTCGTCTCCAAG includes:
- a CDS encoding YicC/YloC family endoribonuclease, which gives rise to MALSGMTGFARVEGALGDWSWAVEARSVNGRNLETRFRGPPGLESLDRAARDGAQARFQRGQLTLGVQARKAEAAAAPQVNVEVLERYLKAGSPYVATGMVGKPSLDGLLALRGVIEVREDDEDAEARAALEAAIAASIHQALDGLKAARLEEGASLSPVLSSLVDRIETLTGLAAAEAEGQPAILKQRFERRMSELLGESASQDRILQEAAALAVKADVREELDRLAGHVAAARTLLSSDGASGRRLDFLSQEFMREANTLCSKSALAALTAHGLELKATIEQFREQVQNVE